One Rhodanobacteraceae bacterium DNA segment encodes these proteins:
- a CDS encoding DmsE family decaheme c-type cytochrome, with the protein MGTHHWYTRGTWLTGLILFLFACAGGPALAAGTGTGASDPGYRKCVRCHDEEAEHPVLSILKTKHAVVADERTPMSNHACVACHGPSEAHMDQEDAPPDVTFHEADARVGNEVCQTCHMGKHLTEWQGSRHQIENVSCTNCHSPHAAQDPVLDKVSQPEVCITCHKDQRANLVKPYSHPIRDGEMSCSGCHAPHGSTGDAMLARNTVNDTCYMCHAEKRGPFLWEHQPASEDCTICHSPHGSVHTSMLKQRGPWLCQTCHAAQFHPSTAYSGTGLPGLNRPSGAQQMLGRNCMNCHSEVHGTNHPSGARFTR; encoded by the coding sequence ATGGGGACGCACCACTGGTACACCCGCGGTACATGGCTGACAGGACTCATCCTGTTCCTCTTTGCCTGCGCCGGCGGACCGGCACTCGCTGCCGGCACCGGTACCGGTGCCAGCGATCCAGGCTACCGAAAATGCGTGCGCTGTCACGATGAGGAGGCAGAGCATCCCGTGCTTTCGATCCTCAAGACCAAGCATGCCGTGGTGGCTGACGAGCGCACGCCCATGTCCAACCATGCCTGCGTGGCCTGCCATGGTCCCAGCGAAGCCCATATGGATCAGGAAGACGCCCCACCGGACGTCACCTTTCACGAGGCCGATGCCCGTGTCGGCAACGAGGTCTGTCAGACCTGCCATATGGGCAAGCACCTGACCGAGTGGCAGGGCAGCCGCCACCAGATCGAGAATGTTTCCTGCACCAACTGTCATTCGCCGCATGCGGCGCAAGATCCCGTGCTGGACAAGGTATCCCAGCCTGAGGTGTGCATCACTTGCCACAAGGACCAGCGCGCCAATCTGGTCAAGCCCTATAGCCATCCCATCCGCGACGGCGAGATGAGCTGCTCCGGCTGCCATGCACCGCATGGATCAACCGGGGACGCCATGCTGGCGAGAAACACGGTCAACGACACCTGCTACATGTGTCATGCCGAAAAGCGCGGCCCCTTCCTTTGGGAGCATCAGCCAGCCTCGGAGGACTGCACCATCTGCCATTCCCCGCATGGATCCGTGCACACCTCGATGCTGAAGCAACGCGGACCGTGGCTTTGCCAGACCTGTCACGCAGCACAGTTCCATCCGTCCACTGCCTACAGTGGCACCGGGTTGCCGGGCCTCAATCGTCCGAGCGGCGCGCAGCAGATGCTGGGCAGGAACTGCATGAACTGCCATAGCGAAGTGCACGGAACCAACCATCCCTCCGGCGCGCGTTTCACACGCTGA